The window GCCGACAGCTCTAGTTTGCGCGCCCCACCCCTAATTCCTCCCCGCAAGGGGGCGGGAGACAAAGGCCGCGCGGGAGTCAGCTCAGGCGCGAGAACTCGGCAAGCCCAGAAAGTCAGGGATACCGCCCTGCCGGGCGAGACCCCGCGCGGCTTTCAGTGGCTAATCATCCAGGGCCGCGCGTTCGGGAAGCTTTTGGCGGCGGGCGGCTGGGCGGCGGCGCTCGCCGGCGTCTTCAGGCCGCGGCCGGAGCAGCAGCCGCAACCGGGCGCGTGGCTTTTCGAGCTCTTCGGCGCATGCGACGAGCGTTCGTTGGTGGCCATGGCGATGCGGCGGGAAGGGTCCATGCCGGCGAGCGCCGGCGCGGTCAGCATGACCCGCGGGGCCTCGTCGCCGCAGAGCGGGCAGGCGTGCGGGTCCTGGAACGCCGCCATCGGGCGCAGCGCCGTGAAAGGTCCGCAGTCGTCGCAGGCGTATTCGTAGACGGGCATTTGAAATCTCCCAGGGCGTCATCCCGGACAGGCGGCGGAGCCGCGCTGATCCGGGATCGTTTTTCGAGAGAGCGCCTTTCCGGGAAACGATCCCGGCTCGCAGCTTGCGCTGCGGCCGGGATGACGGCTGTCTCCTAGGCCGCAGCGCTGAAACCGCCGTTCAGAGATCCGGCGCGATCGGCATCTGGATCGAGCCGTCGATGAACTTCACCGGGCCGGCCGCGGTCGGGTTGATGTCGAACTCGAAGATCTTCGTCGGCAGCCACAGCGTGGCGCAGGCGTTCGGGATGTCGACGACGCCCGAGATATGGCCCTGCACCGGGGCGGTGCCGAGGATCGAGTAGGCCTGGGCGCCGGAGTAGCCGAACTTCTTCAGGTACTCGATGGCGTTGAGGCAGGCCTGCCGGTAGGCGACGCCGACGTCGAGGTAGTGCTGCTCGCCGTACTCGTCGACCGAGATGCCCTCGAAGATCAGGTAGTCGTCGTACTTCGGGGTGATCACCGACGGCTTGAAGATCGGGTTCTTGATCCCGTACTTCGACATGCCGTCCTTGATGACGTCGA is drawn from Methylopila sp. 73B and contains these coding sequences:
- a CDS encoding zinc ribbon domain-containing protein, coding for MPVYEYACDDCGPFTALRPMAAFQDPHACPLCGDEAPRVMLTAPALAGMDPSRRIAMATNERSSHAPKSSKSHAPGCGCCSGRGLKTPASAAAQPPAAKSFPNARPWMISH